The following are encoded in a window of Hyalangium minutum genomic DNA:
- a CDS encoding PAAR-like domain-containing protein yields MQTHVYANGREICSQAADGKSSAAFPDVCWSPPAPPAGPIQLPYPNTAFAKDLANGTNTVFICGSIVARKDESYISTSTGNEPATRQFPKGVNTGALKGKAYFTSWSMNVMVEGSNVPRHQDLMTHNHASPGGQTPAHTYVDDALKDFPKDCKKERKAILQECGPEPKESEQAKNIRKARRKFLSKVGERFNKVLGGANGSSKGGNTAWMEHCDGLWIKPSADYHSQMEKLAGEIQDIKNDLGGIAATVVKPAIESLGRELLERAAREAAERAVKLGARSAARWGVGAAGAAVAGVGVIVTETIATAWNVYDMASTAYEGYQLTSQMMDSLNEIKDVMGHFDNALQGLDSAWQDAKSNPQKAIANLMQVIARLNSCVRARRCNLVPFKNTDSAKALGGSGCCPGQTGHHVLPHSMTEGNCPGYKEDEAPTLCVEGVNWSHGSHGMMHRALKARMDDYKNGWFGSKTEISYEKARDLGIKSITDTFPESKCSEDCLKAQLDKYYKDKCKSPLPPVSGMPGRSQKIPSPKSRSE; encoded by the coding sequence ATGCAAACGCATGTGTACGCCAACGGGCGTGAGATCTGCAGCCAGGCGGCGGATGGCAAGTCCTCCGCAGCCTTCCCTGACGTGTGCTGGAGTCCACCGGCTCCCCCCGCTGGCCCCATCCAGCTCCCGTACCCCAATACGGCTTTCGCGAAAGACCTCGCGAACGGGACCAACACAGTCTTCATCTGTGGCTCCATCGTCGCACGCAAGGACGAGAGCTACATCTCCACCAGCACGGGCAATGAGCCGGCCACGAGGCAGTTTCCCAAGGGCGTCAACACGGGGGCGCTCAAGGGGAAAGCCTATTTCACGAGCTGGTCCATGAACGTGATGGTGGAGGGCTCGAATGTCCCGCGCCATCAGGACCTGATGACGCACAACCATGCAAGCCCGGGCGGCCAGACTCCCGCACACACCTACGTCGATGACGCACTGAAGGACTTCCCGAAGGACTGCAAGAAAGAGCGGAAGGCGATCTTGCAGGAGTGTGGCCCGGAGCCCAAGGAATCCGAGCAGGCCAAGAACATCCGCAAGGCCCGCAGGAAGTTCCTGTCGAAGGTGGGAGAGCGCTTCAACAAGGTTCTTGGAGGCGCCAATGGATCCTCCAAGGGCGGTAACACCGCTTGGATGGAGCACTGCGATGGGCTGTGGATCAAGCCTTCCGCAGACTATCACTCGCAGATGGAGAAGCTCGCGGGAGAGATTCAAGACATCAAGAATGATCTGGGCGGTATTGCTGCCACGGTGGTCAAGCCGGCGATCGAGTCGCTGGGACGGGAGTTGCTCGAGAGAGCTGCCAGGGAGGCGGCGGAGCGGGCTGTCAAGCTCGGGGCCCGCAGCGCGGCCCGCTGGGGCGTGGGTGCTGCGGGCGCCGCGGTCGCGGGCGTTGGCGTGATTGTGACGGAGACCATCGCGACCGCGTGGAACGTCTATGACATGGCCTCGACTGCTTACGAAGGATATCAGCTCACCAGCCAGATGATGGACTCTCTGAACGAGATCAAAGACGTGATGGGGCACTTCGACAATGCCCTCCAGGGGTTGGACTCCGCGTGGCAGGACGCCAAGTCCAATCCCCAGAAGGCCATCGCGAACTTGATGCAGGTCATCGCCCGTCTCAACTCTTGCGTCCGCGCGCGGAGATGCAATCTCGTTCCCTTCAAGAACACCGATTCCGCCAAGGCTCTGGGCGGTAGCGGGTGTTGCCCGGGGCAGACGGGCCATCACGTGCTTCCTCATTCTATGACCGAGGGCAATTGCCCCGGATACAAAGAGGATGAGGCCCCTACGCTCTGCGTCGAGGGCGTCAATTGGTCTCATGGCTCACATGGGATGATGCATCGGGCCCTGAAGGCGCGGATGGACGATTACAAGAATGGCTGGTTCGGCTCCAAGACGGAGATCAGCTATGAGAAGGCGCGTGACTTGGGGATCAAGAGCATCACGGATACTTTCCCAGAGTCGAAGTGCAGCGAGGATTGTCTGAAGGCTCAGCTCGATAAGTATTACAAGGACAAGTGCAAGTCCCCACTGCCTCCTGTCTCCGGCATGCCAGGGAGAAGTCAGAAGATCCCGTCGCCCAAGAGCCGGAGCGAGTGA
- a CDS encoding LETM1 domain-containing protein — protein sequence MDLGKAGWLSSLLEEAVVTHRSVSAPAVMPGLSEISSSGRARARDYLRRTLRASGLLYGTPAEKTPPLAEDFTTSGSSGTTRAPEEQLFLAVVRTLARMALDIALLTAAPTPPTEDHLLLLFAVFTNELDVAESIAAKLQEGAKATRRHQSKVESALEKRAISLAGDPVYGLVLHNGALYADAQMFGRQAIDYFARERFQRAEAQRRIDFAARQKALLVKVLAGLSCADREPSYASRRAILRQVEDLALPSDVESDLKAAVKKSFEHRLPVRTMVAEVRSKDMQHFILEQTLLASLVDGQRSRGERAFIQELAHALSVPDAELHRLELEMAEFYARHRSVVDVFTVTAAAGLMGEDFVSRIQETLEKNLGRLMQEARETGDLAVLLAKAARGQRLSGDERRRMRAQLIDVAKAIPALAIFAAPGGVLLLIALSKVLPFSLLPSAFQDEPALPPEFADGKQETKLAALPENTERRVG from the coding sequence ATGGATCTCGGCAAGGCGGGCTGGCTCTCCTCTCTCCTCGAGGAGGCGGTGGTCACACATCGGAGTGTGTCCGCGCCTGCCGTGATGCCCGGCCTGTCCGAGATCAGTTCCTCGGGCCGCGCCCGCGCTCGCGACTACCTGCGCCGCACCCTCCGCGCCTCGGGCCTGCTCTACGGCACTCCGGCCGAGAAGACGCCGCCCCTGGCAGAAGACTTCACCACAAGTGGATCCAGCGGCACCACGCGCGCACCTGAGGAGCAGCTCTTCCTCGCGGTGGTGCGCACCCTGGCGCGCATGGCGCTGGACATCGCGCTCCTCACCGCGGCGCCCACCCCGCCCACAGAGGATCACCTCCTGCTGCTGTTCGCCGTCTTCACCAACGAGCTGGATGTGGCCGAGTCCATCGCCGCCAAGCTCCAGGAAGGCGCCAAGGCCACCCGGCGGCACCAGTCGAAGGTGGAGAGCGCGCTGGAGAAGCGGGCCATCTCGCTGGCAGGAGACCCCGTCTACGGGCTGGTGCTCCACAACGGGGCGCTGTACGCGGACGCGCAGATGTTCGGGCGGCAGGCCATCGACTACTTCGCGCGCGAGCGGTTCCAGCGCGCGGAGGCTCAGCGCCGCATCGACTTCGCTGCTCGGCAGAAGGCCCTGCTGGTGAAGGTGCTGGCGGGGCTGTCATGCGCGGATCGCGAGCCCAGCTACGCCTCGCGCCGAGCCATCCTCCGGCAGGTGGAGGATCTGGCGCTGCCCTCGGATGTCGAGTCGGACCTGAAGGCCGCGGTGAAGAAGTCCTTCGAGCACCGGCTGCCGGTGCGCACCATGGTGGCCGAGGTGCGCAGCAAGGACATGCAGCACTTCATCCTGGAGCAGACGCTGCTGGCCTCGCTGGTGGACGGGCAGCGCTCCCGGGGCGAGCGGGCCTTCATCCAGGAGCTGGCCCATGCGCTGAGCGTGCCTGACGCCGAGCTGCACCGGCTGGAGCTGGAGATGGCCGAGTTCTACGCCCGTCACCGCTCCGTGGTGGACGTGTTCACGGTGACGGCCGCTGCGGGGCTGATGGGAGAGGATTTTGTCAGCCGCATCCAGGAGACGCTGGAGAAGAACCTCGGCCGGTTGATGCAGGAGGCCCGCGAGACGGGCGACCTGGCGGTGCTGCTGGCCAAGGCGGCGCGAGGCCAGCGCCTGTCGGGAGACGAGCGCCGGCGGATGCGGGCGCAGCTCATTGACGTGGCCAAGGCCATCCCCGCGCTGGCCATCTTCGCCGCGCCGGGCGGGGTGCTGCTGCTCATCGCCCTGTCCAAGGTGCTGCCCTTCAGCCTGCTGCCTAGCGCCTTCCAGGACGAGCCTGCGCTGCCCCCCGAGTTCGCGGACGGCAAGCAGGAGACCAAGCTCGCCGCACTCCCCGAGAACACCGAGCGCCGGGTGGGGTAG
- a CDS encoding YkgJ family cysteine cluster protein produces MRDGPFRRLIKKIARVRYTIDLGFTRWVLRRQGEPRYRLAGSCNGCGKCCESPMIPVSWPVFRLRSLRWLALTWHRVINGFEFISEVRRQKVFIFRCTHYDPVTKQCDSYDSRPGMCRDYPRNLLYAALPEFLPECGYSAVYKKAEGLRKSLERANLPPEKLQEMLKKLHLEDKE; encoded by the coding sequence ATGAGGGACGGCCCCTTCCGCCGCCTCATCAAGAAGATTGCGCGGGTGCGCTACACCATTGATCTGGGCTTCACCCGCTGGGTGCTCCGGCGCCAGGGCGAGCCGCGCTACCGGCTGGCGGGCTCGTGCAACGGCTGCGGCAAGTGCTGCGAGTCCCCGATGATTCCGGTGAGCTGGCCCGTGTTCCGCCTGCGCTCGCTGCGCTGGCTGGCATTGACGTGGCACCGGGTCATCAACGGGTTCGAGTTCATCAGCGAGGTGCGGCGGCAGAAGGTCTTCATCTTTCGCTGCACGCACTACGATCCCGTCACGAAGCAGTGCGACTCGTATGACAGCCGGCCGGGCATGTGCCGGGACTATCCTCGCAACCTGCTGTACGCCGCGCTCCCGGAGTTCCTGCCCGAGTGTGGCTACTCGGCCGTGTACAAGAAGGCCGAGGGCCTGCGGAAGTCTCTGGAGCGCGCCAACCTCCCGCCCGAGAAGCTCCAGGAGATGCTCAAGAAGCTCCACCTCGAAGACAAGGAGTGA
- a CDS encoding sensor histidine kinase: MSAPETEQDPIGAAGNINARLLRFILLAVVITHLLLIASVWGQWKTIAIITGTFFLVVCLNLTLARPVFSEQTRLTETIRLMGNMLANLVYGHVTGWQLPMWLYLPLDAIWVDTRQERQGLYVLFGPFLVVGAVAILDGCPPLVPLVFIILSVIAHAISRVRMHLLHQVLSRLAYRHRELARAHEELAQAHERAREQDRLSSLGMLAAGVAHEINNPLAYVKSNVNSLYRDLREEKKLSPVLSEYVTEVLPATMEGIQRIATIVSDLRRFARGDPEPLAAYDLNDEIQAALRITHSRIEARCRVVLKLRPLPRMLGRPQQMAQVVVNLLINAAQATSDEGQISLSTRQEGEQVVLVVQDTGQGMTPEVKEKLFQPFFSTKPIGEGTGMGLAVVHGIVSAHGGRIEVESQPGKGSTFTIRLPLAAPAPRAPGV, from the coding sequence ATGAGCGCTCCGGAGACGGAGCAGGATCCGATTGGCGCCGCGGGGAACATCAACGCGCGGCTGCTGCGGTTCATCCTCCTCGCCGTCGTCATCACCCACCTGTTGCTCATCGCCTCCGTGTGGGGGCAGTGGAAGACCATCGCCATCATCACGGGGACCTTCTTCCTCGTGGTGTGCCTCAACCTGACGCTGGCCCGGCCTGTCTTCTCGGAGCAGACGCGCCTCACCGAGACGATCCGGCTGATGGGCAACATGCTGGCCAACCTCGTCTATGGGCACGTCACCGGGTGGCAGTTGCCGATGTGGCTCTACCTGCCGCTCGATGCCATCTGGGTCGACACGCGCCAGGAGCGCCAGGGGCTCTATGTCCTGTTCGGGCCGTTCTTGGTGGTGGGGGCGGTGGCCATCCTGGATGGATGTCCTCCGCTCGTGCCGCTCGTCTTCATCATCCTGTCGGTGATCGCCCATGCCATCTCGAGGGTACGGATGCACCTGCTGCACCAGGTGCTGTCACGGCTGGCCTACCGCCACCGGGAGCTCGCACGTGCCCACGAGGAGCTGGCCCAGGCCCACGAGCGGGCGCGTGAGCAGGATCGGCTCTCCAGCCTCGGCATGCTCGCCGCGGGCGTGGCGCACGAGATCAACAACCCGCTCGCCTACGTGAAGAGCAACGTGAACTCCCTCTACCGGGATCTCCGAGAGGAGAAGAAGCTGTCACCCGTGCTGAGCGAGTACGTCACGGAGGTGCTGCCGGCGACGATGGAGGGAATCCAGCGCATCGCCACCATCGTCTCGGACCTGCGCCGCTTCGCCCGGGGAGACCCCGAGCCTCTGGCTGCGTACGACCTGAACGACGAAATCCAAGCCGCCCTGCGCATCACCCACAGCCGCATCGAGGCGCGGTGCCGGGTGGTGCTGAAGCTGCGCCCGCTGCCCCGGATGCTGGGCAGGCCGCAGCAGATGGCCCAGGTGGTGGTGAACCTCCTCATCAACGCGGCCCAGGCCACGTCCGACGAGGGGCAGATCTCCCTCTCCACCCGTCAGGAGGGAGAGCAGGTGGTGCTGGTGGTGCAGGACACCGGGCAAGGCATGACGCCCGAGGTGAAGGAGAAGCTCTTTCAGCCCTTCTTCTCCACCAAGCCTATTGGCGAGGGGACGGGCATGGGGCTGGCAGTGGTGCACGGCATCGTCTCCGCTCACGGCGGGCGGATCGAGGTGGAGAGCCAGCCCGGCAAGGGGAGCACCTTTACGATCCGTCTGCCGCTGGCCGCGCCTGCGCCGCGCGCGCCCGGGGTGTAG
- a CDS encoding L,D-transpeptidase family protein has translation MKIPLVCLLLACAVTAHAEDRVAAARQSKATVLTQLFAAAGVAYPPEELYLRAFKHERELEVWAGAQGQPLKKVKTYPFCAASGELGPKRQEGDLQVPEGFYTIDLFNPNSAYHLSIRVSYPNESDRILGKRPLGGAIMVHGNCVSIGCIAIEDDPIEELYLLTMDSRAKMGRNVPIHIFPRRLDAAGLAELQKLPQSTEALMAFWRGLEPGWRLFEETQRPPRVSVDPKSGAYRMRSASAPAATPRARAAQARPAADGS, from the coding sequence GTGAAGATCCCTCTGGTCTGTCTCCTGCTGGCTTGTGCCGTCACCGCGCACGCGGAGGATCGCGTTGCCGCCGCGCGTCAAAGCAAAGCCACTGTTCTCACTCAGCTCTTCGCCGCCGCGGGGGTGGCCTACCCCCCGGAGGAGCTCTACCTGCGTGCCTTCAAGCACGAGCGGGAGCTGGAGGTCTGGGCGGGTGCCCAGGGACAGCCGCTGAAGAAGGTGAAGACGTACCCTTTCTGCGCGGCGTCAGGCGAGCTGGGGCCCAAGCGCCAAGAGGGCGACCTGCAGGTCCCCGAGGGCTTCTACACCATCGATCTCTTCAACCCGAACAGCGCGTACCACCTGTCCATCCGGGTGAGCTATCCGAACGAGTCGGATCGGATCCTCGGTAAGCGGCCGCTCGGCGGCGCCATCATGGTGCACGGCAACTGCGTGAGCATTGGCTGCATCGCCATCGAGGATGACCCCATCGAAGAGCTGTACCTCCTGACGATGGACTCGCGCGCGAAGATGGGCCGCAACGTGCCCATCCACATCTTCCCGCGCCGCCTCGACGCCGCAGGGCTGGCCGAGCTGCAGAAGCTGCCGCAGTCCACCGAGGCGCTCATGGCCTTCTGGCGAGGACTGGAGCCGGGTTGGCGGCTCTTCGAGGAGACACAGCGTCCTCCACGGGTGTCCGTGGATCCGAAGTCGGGGGCCTACCGCATGCGGTCTGCGAGTGCCCCGGCGGCTACACCCCGGGCGCGCGCGGCGCAGGCGCGGCCAGCGGCAGACGGATCGTAA
- a CDS encoding aldehyde dehydrogenase family protein, protein MSSKVYEAPGQTGSKIQFASRYGNYIGGEFVPPVRGQYFENITPVTGKAFCEIPRSNHEDIEKALDAAHKAKGAWGKTSVTTRADILNKIADRMQANLEMLAVAETWDNGKPIRETLAADLPLAIDHFRYFAGVIRAQEGSLGELDNNTISYHFQEPLGVVGQIIPWNFPLLMAAWKLAPALAAGNCVVLKPAEQTPATILELMKLVGDLIPPGVLNVVNGFGVEAGKPLASNKRIAKVAFTGETTTGRLIMQYASENLIPVTLELGGKSPNVFFADVFDKNDDFAEKVLEGFAMFALNQGEVCTCPSRALVQDTFYDAFIAKAVERTKKIVQGNPLDTSTMLGAQASNDQLEKILSYIDIGKKEGAKVLTGGGRARLSGALAEGYYVEPTIFEGHNKMRIFQEEIFGPVVSVGKFKDMEDALSIANDTLYGLGAGVWTRDTNTAYRMGREIQAGRVWVNCYHLYPAHAAFGGYKQSGIGRETHKMMLNHYQQTKNMLVSYDPKPMGFF, encoded by the coding sequence ATGTCGTCGAAGGTCTATGAGGCCCCCGGTCAGACTGGCAGCAAGATCCAGTTCGCCAGCCGCTACGGCAACTACATCGGCGGTGAGTTCGTGCCGCCCGTGCGCGGCCAGTACTTCGAGAACATCACCCCGGTGACGGGCAAGGCGTTCTGCGAGATTCCTCGCTCCAACCACGAGGACATCGAGAAGGCGCTGGACGCGGCCCACAAGGCGAAGGGCGCTTGGGGCAAGACGTCTGTCACCACCCGCGCGGACATCCTCAACAAGATCGCCGACCGCATGCAGGCCAACCTGGAGATGCTGGCGGTGGCCGAGACGTGGGACAACGGCAAGCCCATCCGCGAGACGCTGGCTGCGGATCTGCCGCTGGCCATCGACCACTTCCGCTACTTCGCCGGCGTCATCCGCGCGCAGGAGGGCAGCCTCGGCGAGCTGGACAACAACACCATCTCGTACCACTTCCAGGAGCCGCTGGGCGTGGTGGGACAGATCATCCCCTGGAACTTCCCGCTGCTGATGGCGGCGTGGAAGCTGGCGCCGGCGCTGGCTGCGGGCAACTGTGTGGTGCTCAAGCCCGCAGAGCAGACCCCCGCCACCATCCTCGAGCTGATGAAGCTGGTAGGCGACCTGATTCCCCCCGGCGTGCTGAACGTGGTGAACGGCTTCGGCGTGGAGGCCGGCAAGCCGCTGGCCAGCAACAAGCGCATCGCGAAGGTGGCCTTCACGGGTGAGACGACCACGGGCCGCCTCATCATGCAGTACGCCTCGGAGAACCTCATCCCGGTGACGCTGGAGCTGGGCGGCAAGTCGCCCAACGTCTTCTTCGCGGACGTGTTCGACAAGAACGATGACTTCGCGGAGAAGGTGCTCGAGGGCTTCGCGATGTTTGCCCTCAACCAGGGCGAGGTGTGCACCTGCCCGTCGCGCGCGCTGGTGCAGGACACGTTCTACGACGCCTTCATCGCGAAGGCGGTGGAGCGCACCAAGAAGATCGTCCAGGGCAACCCGCTGGACACCAGCACGATGCTCGGCGCGCAGGCCAGCAATGATCAGCTGGAGAAGATCCTCTCGTACATCGACATCGGCAAGAAGGAGGGCGCCAAGGTGCTCACCGGTGGCGGCCGCGCGCGGCTGTCCGGTGCGCTGGCGGAGGGCTACTACGTGGAGCCCACCATCTTCGAGGGCCACAACAAGATGCGCATCTTCCAGGAGGAGATCTTCGGGCCGGTGGTGTCCGTGGGTAAGTTCAAGGACATGGAGGACGCGCTCTCCATCGCCAACGACACGCTGTACGGCCTGGGCGCGGGTGTGTGGACGCGTGACACGAACACGGCGTACCGCATGGGCCGGGAGATCCAGGCAGGCCGCGTGTGGGTGAACTGCTACCACCTGTACCCGGCACACGCGGCGTTCGGCGGCTACAAGCAGTCGGGCATCGGCCGCGAGACGCACAAGATGATGCTCAACCACTACCAGCAGACGAAGAACATGCTGGTGAGCTACGACCCGAAGCCGATGGGCTTCTTCTAG
- a CDS encoding DUF779 domain-containing protein, protein MSVARVSVTPEAEALLLKLQGIHGPLMFHQSGGCCDGSAPMCFPRGEFKVGQQDVFLGTIVDTPFYISGPQFEYWQHTHLTVDVVKGRGSGFSVEAPEGVRFLIRSRVFEDAEYQTLQQAGPPPRGPQH, encoded by the coding sequence ATGAGCGTGGCGCGAGTGTCCGTGACGCCTGAAGCCGAGGCCTTGCTGCTCAAGCTGCAGGGGATTCACGGCCCGTTGATGTTCCACCAGTCGGGGGGCTGCTGCGATGGCAGCGCGCCGATGTGCTTCCCGAGGGGTGAGTTCAAGGTCGGCCAGCAGGACGTGTTCCTGGGGACGATCGTGGACACGCCCTTCTACATCTCCGGTCCGCAGTTCGAGTACTGGCAGCACACCCACCTGACGGTGGACGTGGTGAAGGGGCGGGGGAGCGGCTTCTCGGTGGAAGCACCCGAGGGCGTTCGCTTCCTCATCCGCTCGCGCGTCTTCGAGGACGCCGAGTACCAGACGCTCCAGCAGGCGGGACCGCCGCCTCGCGGACCTCAGCACTGA
- a CDS encoding HEAT repeat domain-containing protein, producing the protein MLRFRATLSLALALALLSGCKSDPNTPEYWEKKLSDAKRGDAKIQVVEALRTSGNLKESFLPMLHQQLTTQKRPEVKAALARAVGDLKSPSSLQPLQAALDPEATDTDTALANKELVAALGKLGDPKAAPALTGMLKAKDSYTRIEAIQALGLLRAPEAVEPLLKLASNEATEPFLHKKAIEALGRIGDARAVPLLMQMLTKERQGISFYVESSYALYQVGAPAAEAVIAAMENRDAALAKWAQDNGVNPASYAMKGAQILGDLRDPRGEAVLIKQLGFTNADPRIQALVRMQAAEALGRMRSQAAVRPISALLTEEDPTVRSSYVRALVLLGSHDAVPALQKAAEKGDWYAREVAMRGVALLSEAQEQPLFTKWAQAEPAVTAKECQDSGGDGCENPDALGMKRAEVILRYAKVPEAVKTCGVDDGCWSRKLADKEASVVERAALKLGRSRNPQHAAALAERLSEKDLDARFALIQSLDWLVSDSKEAAVKAREALPKIQSQLADEKGNSTFIKVNEDLRRLAFRLERA; encoded by the coding sequence ATGCTCCGCTTCCGCGCCACGCTGAGCCTAGCGCTCGCCCTTGCCCTGCTTTCGGGGTGCAAGAGCGACCCGAACACCCCGGAGTACTGGGAAAAGAAGCTCAGCGACGCGAAGAGGGGCGACGCCAAGATCCAGGTGGTGGAGGCGCTGCGCACCTCCGGCAACCTGAAAGAGAGCTTCCTGCCCATGCTGCACCAGCAGCTCACCACGCAGAAGCGGCCCGAGGTGAAGGCCGCGCTGGCCCGAGCCGTGGGTGACCTGAAGAGCCCCTCCTCGCTGCAGCCGCTGCAGGCCGCACTGGACCCGGAGGCCACGGACACCGACACCGCCCTGGCCAACAAGGAGCTGGTGGCGGCCCTGGGCAAGCTGGGGGACCCGAAGGCCGCGCCCGCGCTGACGGGGATGCTGAAGGCCAAGGACAGCTACACCCGCATCGAGGCCATCCAGGCGCTGGGCCTGCTCCGCGCCCCGGAAGCCGTGGAGCCGCTGCTGAAGCTCGCCTCGAATGAGGCCACCGAGCCGTTCCTCCACAAAAAGGCCATTGAGGCGCTGGGCCGGATTGGGGATGCGCGGGCGGTGCCCCTGCTGATGCAGATGCTGACGAAGGAACGCCAGGGCATCTCCTTCTATGTAGAGAGCTCCTACGCGCTCTACCAGGTGGGCGCGCCTGCGGCCGAGGCAGTCATCGCCGCCATGGAGAACCGGGACGCGGCACTGGCGAAGTGGGCACAGGACAACGGCGTGAACCCGGCCAGCTACGCGATGAAGGGCGCCCAGATTCTCGGAGACTTGAGGGATCCGCGCGGCGAGGCGGTGCTCATCAAGCAGCTGGGCTTCACGAACGCGGATCCGCGCATCCAGGCGCTGGTGAGGATGCAGGCGGCCGAGGCGCTGGGGCGGATGCGCTCGCAGGCGGCGGTGCGGCCGATCTCGGCCCTGCTCACCGAGGAAGACCCGACGGTGCGCTCCTCGTACGTGCGCGCGCTGGTGTTGCTGGGCAGCCATGACGCGGTTCCCGCGCTGCAGAAGGCCGCGGAGAAGGGTGACTGGTACGCCCGCGAGGTGGCGATGCGCGGCGTGGCGCTCTTGAGCGAGGCGCAGGAGCAGCCCCTCTTCACCAAGTGGGCCCAGGCCGAGCCCGCCGTCACGGCGAAGGAGTGCCAGGACTCTGGCGGAGACGGCTGCGAGAACCCGGACGCGCTGGGCATGAAGCGGGCCGAAGTCATTCTCCGCTACGCCAAGGTGCCGGAGGCAGTGAAGACGTGCGGCGTGGACGATGGCTGCTGGTCGCGGAAGCTGGCGGACAAGGAGGCGAGCGTGGTGGAGCGGGCGGCGCTGAAGCTGGGGCGCTCGCGCAACCCGCAGCACGCCGCGGCGCTGGCCGAGCGGCTCTCCGAGAAGGACTTGGACGCGCGCTTCGCCCTCATCCAGTCGCTGGACTGGCTGGTGAGTGACTCGAAGGAGGCTGCAGTGAAGGCGCGCGAGGCGCTGCCGAAGATCCAGAGCCAGCTCGCCGACGAGAAGGGCAACTCCACCTTCATCAAGGTGAACGAGGACCTGCGCCGGCTCGCCTTCCGCCTCGAGAGAGCCTAG